A genomic region of Anopheles coustani chromosome 3, idAnoCousDA_361_x.2, whole genome shotgun sequence contains the following coding sequences:
- the LOC131259323 gene encoding RNA-binding protein 45-like — protein MSDYGSGRTKEISEEPPMSRLFIICGKHITKDQLIKHFESDGTIEECVVITDRKTGQGKGVAYVKFTKTSSAARGLLKNATIIEGDTRPIKVMISASYNREKSSDNASDVNENHFLRLFAIVPSSRTEEQLKEEFGSFGTVTQVRLVPDKKNDKQCAAYVKFTTFLETALAIENCNPCYKAKFCVPRNKLQQEKEPKCHASEPVNRKRSHSPERPSSTRGDTKLVAICSVQLNQDRIWRLFDICPGMKYCNIVTANDINITATVVYSNRDDAQRAVDKIHGLEYPIGERVIVRFEEEFKDEIITKDALSQFGPPKPLVTEQVPCVKKAFFICMPEAISVKLLTDAFCRFGDLMKVYIVPGKRHGYAEFASDVAANRAIQQLHGVHLGDCRLKVLECAEYSGENKRNKLEH, from the exons atgTCCGATTACGGCAgtggaagaacgaaagaaatTTCGGAAGAGCCACCGATGTCTCGACTGTTTATCATTTGCGGCAAACACATAACGAAAGATCAGCTGATAAAACACTTTGAATCGGATGGAACGATCGAAGAGTGTGTCGTGATTACGGATCGCAAAACGGGTCAGGGAAAAGGCGTTGCCTACGTAAAGTTCACCAAAACGTCGTCGGCCGCTAGGGGACTGTTGAAGAATGCCACAATTATCGAGGGAGACACACGACCCATTAAGGTTATGATTTCGGCAAG TTACAACCGAGAAAAGTCTAGCGATAACGCATCGGACGTTAACGAAAACCACTTCCTCCGGTTGTTTGCAATCGTGCCGAGCAGTCGAACGGAGGAACAGCTCAAAGAAGagttcggttcgttcggtaCGGTGACACAGGTCCGTCTAGTGCCGGACAAAAAGAACGACAAGCAGTGTGCAGCGTACGTTAAATTTACCACCTTCCTCGAGACAGCCCTGGCCATTGAAAACTGCAATCCATGCTACAAGGCAAAGTTTTGCGTCCCACGCAACAAACTGCAGCAGGAAAAGGAACCGAAGTGTCATGCGAGCGAACCGGTGAACCGAAAGCGAAGTCATTCTCCAGAACGTCCTTCCTCTACGCGAGGTGATACGAAACTGGTGGCCATCTGTAGCGTTCAGTTGAATCAGGATCGGATATGGCGGTTATTCGATATCTGTCCAGGCATGAAGTACTGCAATATAGTCACTGCAA ATGATATAAACATTACCGCGACGGTGGTATACTCCAATCGTGACGATGCCCAGCGGGCTGTGGATAAAATCCATGGCTTAGAGTATCCGATTGGCGAAAGGGTTATTGTGCGGTTTGAGGAGGAGTTCAAGGATGAAATAATCACCAAAGACGCACTGTCCCAATTCGGACCACCAAAACCGCTCGTTACAGAGCAAGTGCCTTGTGTAAAGAAGGCCTTTTTCATTTGCATGCCCGAAGCCATCTCGGTGAAGCTGCTCACCGATGCTTTCTGTCGGTTTGGGGATTTAATGAAGGTGTACATTGTGCCAGGTAAAAGGCACGGTTACGCAGAGTTTGCCAGTGATGTGGCGGCCAATCGTGCCATCCAGCAACTGCATGGCGTACACTTGGGCGATTGCCGGCTTAAGGTGCTGGAATGTGCCGAGTATAGTGGAGAGAACAAACGCAACAAGCTGGAACATTAG
- the LOC131259721 gene encoding RNA-binding protein 45-like, with the protein MANEQPTVPDLNSPPFSRLFVLCGRQVTAAALEECFSPYGSVEQCHIVQDQSTGQSKGIGFVKFQKTSHAARALKEADGKHIEPEPKPIRVEIATSTIESKPLDCLRLKVKCPADLDADAVKAEFSKISAVNSVQLVPDKKSPGNNVAYLTFESFLDAALAYETAKPEHKAKFAKIKPRKVSLESQPQEAKAFFRPFTRRRSSALLPPTKLTVLCSSTLTQNQIWRLFDIIPGLVNCSISHDGGSMGTATVTYNNSQSAKYARDKLHKFEYPIGEKIVVRDGAE; encoded by the exons ATGGCGAACGAGCAGCCTACGGTTCCCGACTTAAACTCTCCGCCATTCTCGAGGCTTTTCGTACTTTGTGGCCGCCAGGTGACTGCGGCCGCTTTGGAGGAGTGCTTTTCGCCGTATGGCAGCGTGGAGCAGTGCCACATTGTGCAGGATCAGAGCACCGGACAGTCGAAGGGCATCGGATTTGTGAAGTTCCAGAAAACGTCCCATGCGGCCCGAGCGCTCAAGGAAGCCGACGGCAAGCACATCGAGCCGGAACCGAAACCCATCCGGGTGGAAATCGCCACCAG CACAATCGAATCGAAACCGCTGGATTGCTTGCGCCTGAAGGTGAAGTGTCCCGCCGATCTGGACGCCGACGCGGTCAAGGCGGAGTTCAGCAAAATTTCCGCCGTCAACAGTGTGCAGCTGGTGCCGGACAAGAAGTCGCCGGGTAACAATGTGGCCTACCTGACGTTCGAATCGTTCCTCGATGCGGCGCTCGCGTACGAAACGGCCAAGCCCGAGCACAAGGCCAAGTTCGCCAAGATTAAACCCCGCAAGGTAAGTCTGGAGTCGCAACCGCAGGAAGCGAAGGCGTTCTTCCGGCCGTTCACTCGCCGACGGTCTTCCGCGTTGCTTCCGCCCACAAAGCTGACCGTGCTGTGCAGCTCGACGCTGACGCAGAATCAGATCTGGCGCCTATTCGACATCATACCGGGGCTGGTTAACTGCTCCATATCGCACGATGGTGGCTCCATGGGAACGGCCACGGTTACGTACAACAACTCGCAGTCGGCAAAGTATGCCCGGGACAAACTGCACAAATTCGAATACCCGATTGGTGAGAAAATCGTCGTTAGAGATGGCGCCGAATGA